One Gemmatimonadaceae bacterium genomic window, GCACGCCGGAAGGAATCACGTAAAGCCCGGGCGTCTCGGTCTCGCGCGTGACAGCTTCAGGCTCTTCCCGTCCGAGAACCATCTCGGTGATTCCGGGCTCGCGGCCGATGTCGAATACCTTGTGCAGGCGTGCGCGCCGGAGATCGCAGTCCACCAGCAAGACGCGCATTCCGTACTGGGCGAAGGATACCGCGAGATTGGCGGCCGTGGTCGTCTTGCCTTCTCCGGGCGACGCACTCGTTACGACGATCGTGCGCAAGGCGTGTACAGACTGCGAGAAGATCAGATTGGTTCGCAGCGTTCTGTATGCTTCGGCGCTGGCCGATCGAACATCCGCGAGGGTCACCAGATCGGGATTCCCTTTGGACGCTTTGCCATTGCCCGCACGCCGCGGGAGTGCGCGCGCAATGATGCGATCGGCGCTTCTGCCCTGCGCCAGGCGAGGAATGACGGCGAGCCCAGGCACCTGAAGCATGCGTTCGATGTCGGTGCGCCGTCTGATCGACGTATTCATCCCGTCGACGACGATCGCCAGTCCCAGTCCCAGGAGAAGTCCGATGACCACGCCCAGAGCGATCTTGCGCGTCCCGCCGGTCGGAATCGGCCCATAAGGAACACCGGCTAGATCGATGATCTCGACCTGTCCCGCTTCGATCGCCTCGGACATTTTGGCCAGCTGCAGCTCACTTTGAAGAGCATCCGCCATCTTTTGAACATTCTTCACCTGCTGCTCGAGCTGTCCCTCCTGGGTCTCGGCCGCCGGAGCAGCGGCGATCTGCGATGAGCTGGCTGATCGCAGGTTGTCCATTGCCGCAATGCGCGCGTCCAGTGACTGAACCTGGCTTCGCACGGCGCTCATCAACTTGCTGCCGGTCGCCGTAATGCGAGAGTTTATCGACACGACATCGGGATTTGTCGCGGCGGCGCCCGCGCTTTCCAGACTGTCGCGAACTTCCTCGTAGGACGTGAGTTGCTTGTACAGCTGCTGAATCACCGGGTTTGCGGCAATGCCCGGGGACGAGACGAGGACACGAAGGTTTGACTCGGAAACCTGACCGTCTCGTTGACCCTGCGACAGCAGCGACTGGTATGTGCGTCGCTCGGCGTCCAGCTCCGAGCGTTTCATGTCGATGTCGACGAGTCGTTGCTCCTGCGCCGTAGCTTTGCCCTTCGAGCTGAAGACCTGACCGCGGCTCCGGAAACTGCTGTAGGCCGAGGCTGCGTCGCGGAGCATCGAGTCCGTCTGTTTCAGCTGCCCCTCGAGGAAGACTCTTCGTCGCCGCGATTGTTTCTGCAGCGTGGAAGCGCTGTGCGCCTGAAACGCCAGCGCCATTGCATTTGTAACTCGGCGGGCTTCGTGGGGCTCATTGCCCGTATAGGACAGATCGATGATATCCGTCTTCGGCCTGGGACTGGCGCCGAATCCGCCGAGCGCACGGCCGATCGCGACTTCCTTCGGCACTACCCGAAACGTCGCGGAAGTGATGGACGGTCGCTGAGTAACCGTAAAGGAAACGCCCTGAATCTCGATCGGTTGTCCGTACGCTCTCGTGACCTGGTCGCGGCTGGTCCGGGCGGTGACGGATGTCGGCCCGAAAGTGACACTTATTGAATCGCTCGGTGCGTCGTCGGCGACCCGAACCTCGGTCACCTCGTCGACGAACGGCCTTTTTGCCGTCGGCATTAGCCGCAAGCCGCTCATCTCGACGGCCGTGGCCGCAACCGTTTTACTTGTGAGGATCTGAATCTGGGACTGAAGCAGGTCATTCTCGCGGCCGATCGACCCGTCAAATGGCCGGGCCATCGAGCCGGTAATTCCACGTCCGGGATCCGTGAGTCGCACTGTCGCGACGGCGCGATAGCGAGCCGGGGCTTTCGTCACCTTATAAGCACTAACTCCCGCGGCGAACAGCACGACGGCGAGAACCAGCCAGATCTGGCGGCGCACAATGGCGACATACTCCCGAATGCCAAGCGCGTCCGACGGCGCTTCGGGATACGAATCGGGGTACCCTGTGGGGAGACCGTGCCTCTGGCCCGACGCTCCGCCGCGGGGGTCCGGACGATAGGGAACTATTTCGGCCACTACAATTATCTCATGAAAATGCTGACGATCGCCGCAATCGCCCCGACCATGCTGGCGGTGGGTCCAAGGAAATCGCGAAACACGTTCGTGGAGCGCGGGACGATGATCTGATCCCCCGATCGAACCTGGAGCGAAGCCGCCTGCGAGTCGGGGCGTCCCATATCCAGGTTGATTGTCTGCCCTTCGCGCAGCAACCGCACGTTGTCGAGCTTCCCTCGCTCCGATGGACCGCCGGCAAGGATTACCGCCTGTGTGACCGTGGTCTCAGGAGGCACGCTGAATACATTCGGCGAGCGCACCTCGCCACCGACGACGATTTTCAAAAGCGGTAGAATCACGAACTGCGGATTGGTGGCATAGCGGCTGATAAACGTCCGGAGACGGTCCTCGACGGAGCTCAGCGGGATGCCGGTGACCTGTACCTCCCGGTACAGCGGATGATTCAATGTGCCGTTGGCTGCAACGGTGAAGTCCCCGCTCAGCTCCACATTTCGCCAGACGACGATTCGGACCTGATCTCCGGGGTTGAGCGCTTGAGGCCCGCCGGCGCTTTGCGCGTCGGCGGCCGTAGCGGCGAGAAACATGGTCGCTAGAAGCCGATACTTGAGTTTTCTGGTCATTGCGGAGTAGAGGGATAGCCATGGCGGGCGTATCCGAAACGTCTGTGTGTACGAAGCTGCAAAGTTATCACCCCGTACTGGCAGAATCCATTGTCTTTTCCCCTGCGGGATGGCGTACGACGACGACGTCGTTCACGACAATGGCATCCATTGTGGTTCGGAAGAAGCAGTCCAAAGCCTGTTCCGGGGTGTCGACTATGGGCTCGTTCTCATTGAAGCTGGTGTTGAGCACCACCGGGACGCCGGTGATTTCGGCGAATGCCGCGATAAGCTTGTAGTAGCGGGGATTCGTGTCACGTCTAACGGTTTGCAAACGGCCGCTTCCGTCGACATGCGTCACGGCGGGCAGAATGTCGCGCTTTTCGGGCCGCACCGGGTAGACCTGTTGCATGAACGGATCGGTCGCGGCGCCGACGAAATAATCGTGCATTGCTTCCTCGAGAATGGAGGGTGCGAATGGCCGGAATTTCTCGCGGAATTTGATCTTCGTGTTGATCAGTTCCCGCATGTCGGCGCGCCTGGCGTCGGCAAGGATGCTCCGGTTGCCGAGCGCCCGCGCTCCCCATTCCATTCGACCCTGATACCATCCGACAACATTTCCATCGGCGATCAACCGGGCCGTCCTGTCGAGCAGCTCATCTTCGCGAAGCGTCTCGCAGGTGTAGCGCCAGGCACCGTCCGAGCGGGATCGGACGATCTCCGAGACGTCCGCGTTCGGATATGCCGTTCCCCAATACGCGTGCACCATAGTGAAACCCCTCGGCTTCTTGAGGATCTGGTTCCACACCTGATACGCTGCACCGAGCGCCGTTCCGCTATCGGCTGAAGCGGGCTGGATGTAAACCTCCTCGAACCGCGTGTTCTCGCGGATCTTGCCATTTGCGACGCTGTTCATCGCGCAGCCCCCCGCCATGCACAGACGGGGGTTTCCGGTAGCCGACCACAGCCCGTTCAGAACGTGGAAGGCGCATTCCTCGTACACCGCCTGAACCGAGCGGGCGAGATTCTCGTGCTTCGGTTCGAGCGGCTGACCTGGCGCGCGAGGTGGGCCGACGATGCGACTCAGCTCCGGGGTGTAGAGTGGGCCCATTGTTGGCGACCCGCCCTCCCAGTCCATCTCCACGCCCTCGTCCCAGTGGCGGAAATACTTTCTCGTAAGTTCGAAGCCACCGCCAGGCTTTAACGTCACAAGCCTTCGAACCTCGTCGACATACTCGGGAGAGCCATACGGTGCGAGGCCCATCACCTTGAATTCGTCCCCGTAGTTCGCAAAACCGAGGTGCTGAGTCACGGCGGTATAGAGCACGCCGAGAGAGTGCGGGTACGATACCTTGCCGAGCATGCGGATCTGATTGCCGCGCCCGACCGCCGTCGACGTGCTGATGAAATCGCCGAACCCGTCGATCGCGCAGATCGCGGCGTCCTCAAATGGCGAGACGAAGAACGTGCTTGCGAGATGCGACGGATGGTGCTCCACGAAATGCAGCGGTGGCAACCCGGATTCAGATAACCCGAGAGCTTCAGCGAGCGGCGTTTGAATGTCGTGGACTTTCTTCAGATTCCGCGTCCGGTTGACGATGTTCGAGATCTTCATCCGGTTCGAGAACGCGAACGCGGCCTTACGGAGAAGATTCGCGCGCGGATCGCGGCTCACGGCGACATGCGAAATCTGTGATCCGTCGATACCACCAATCTCGAGACATTTACGGATCGTCTCCGCCGGAAAACCAGCCCAGTGCTTGATTCTGCGGAATCGCTCTTCCTCGAGCGCGACAACGAGCTCACCGTCACGAACGAGAACGGCGGAGCCGTCGGCGTGATATGCGTTGATACCCAGGATGTAGGTCGCCGAATTCATTGCCTGCCGCCGTAGGGGATACGGTCGATGGCCTCTCGATACATCTTCGAAAGTAGTTCTCCAATAGCCGTCGGAGAGAAGTGCTCGGCTACGATCCCCGCACCCCGGTTCCGCACGCTCTGCTGAATTCGCGGGTCGCACAGCACATCAACGATCGCGTCGGACAAAGAATGAGCGTCGGGTTGGGTGATTCGTCCGACACCGTGCTCCCGGACGAAGTCAGCAAGGTGTACTTCCGGGGACACGATGACGGGAACCCCCGTCTCGACCGCCTCAAGCACCGCGATTCCAAAGTTCTCATGATGAGACGGGAGAACGACAACGCCCGCCGAGGCCAGCAGGTTTGACTTTTCCGTTCCCGAGACGAAACCGACGAAGGCGACGCTGTCGGCGATGCCGGCTCTGGAGGCGTGCAACTTCAGTGTTGCCACGTACACGGGCTCGCCGTCTCCCGCGATCTCCAGTTGGGCAGTGGGGACTCTTCTGCGTACAATTGCCCATGCGTCGAGAAGACATTCGAGATTCTTGACGGGATTGATGCGCCCGAGGAAAACCACTCGGTTCCCGACTGCTTCGTTTCCGCGTGCCCGCGTACCGCCCGCTGGGGCGAGCGACGGGGGAGGAATTACATACGCACGCCCTGAGAAGTCGACTCCGTGCCAGTTTGCTTCGCTCCTCTCTCTCTCCGTAGTGAAATGCAGCGCGGCTGCCCGACGCAGGGTTCGCCGCTCGAGCAACGTAATGTACGCTTTCTTCAAAGCTGTACGGCGATGCTGAAAAGTATATCTGGAGAGTGTGCCGAACGGCCTCAGTACCGTGGTCGTTGACGCGAGGGCCAGACGCGCCGAAAGAGAGCTCGTTGGATTGAAAAGACCGTGCACATGCACGATGTCATACGCTTTCGCCGCGTGTCGAACCCACTTGATCAGCGCAGGCGACGTGATGAAAGCATTGGCCCCGAATGCCGAAAAAAGCCGAAGGTCCACACTTCCTGCCCGCGAAAGGAAAGACTCGACGTCGGCTGGAGCACATCTGGGTGCCGCGATCGACACTTCAATCCCGGCGCGCTGCGAGGCCACTGCGTATCCCGCCAGGGAATGAGTCGGACCTCCGTATGATTGCGCGATGCTCGGTGAAACATGAAGGACCTTCACCGCATCGCGGCGAACGATGCCGGCGCAGCCACGGGACTGCCGCTTGACGCGAGCGCGACGTCGTTGTGATCTGCCCACCGCTTGAGCGTGTACAGCGCCCACGGTCGGCTCCACGTTGTACCCGAACGGCGATTCTGGAAATCCGACCACACTTGGGCCACCGCGCGGTCGCACAGTCCAACATCACCGAGGCTCGCCGAGACGAGCGTTGCATGGATCTCGCTCGAAAGCTCATCCCGCATCCACTTCTCGAAGGGCAGGGTAAAGCCCTGCTTGGGACGATCCATCAACGAAGGGGGAAGTATGTCCTTCATCGCATCGACGAGCATGGGCTTCGATACGCCGCGCTTGAGTTTCACGGAATCCGGAAAGCCGATCGCGGCTCGAGCAACCTCGCGATCGACGAAGGGTACGCGAAGCTCGAGTCCGTGGGCCATGCTGAAAACGTCACTGTCGCGCAACAGTGTGTTGCGCATATATCCCGCCGTCTCCAAGAGCGAGACTTGCCCGAGCAGTGAGAAAAGCCGCTCGTCGGAATTCGACGCAATGAGCGGCGGCGATGGTACGGGGGCCGCGGCCGAAACGAGCGACCGTGTCTGCGAATCGTCGAAAAGCCTTCGCGAAGCGCTGTACGCGCCACGCGCCGGCGTGGTAGCGTCGAACAGGAGCTTCAGTCGCTGCAGCCAAGCGCCGCGT contains:
- a CDS encoding polysaccharide biosynthesis tyrosine autokinase, with the translated sequence MAEIVPYRPDPRGGASGQRHGLPTGYPDSYPEAPSDALGIREYVAIVRRQIWLVLAVVLFAAGVSAYKVTKAPARYRAVATVRLTDPGRGITGSMARPFDGSIGRENDLLQSQIQILTSKTVAATAVEMSGLRLMPTAKRPFVDEVTEVRVADDAPSDSISVTFGPTSVTARTSRDQVTRAYGQPIEIQGVSFTVTQRPSITSATFRVVPKEVAIGRALGGFGASPRPKTDIIDLSYTGNEPHEARRVTNAMALAFQAHSASTLQKQSRRRRVFLEGQLKQTDSMLRDAASAYSSFRSRGQVFSSKGKATAQEQRLVDIDMKRSELDAERRTYQSLLSQGQRDGQVSESNLRVLVSSPGIAANPVIQQLYKQLTSYEEVRDSLESAGAAATNPDVVSINSRITATGSKLMSAVRSQVQSLDARIAAMDNLRSASSSQIAAAPAAETQEGQLEQQVKNVQKMADALQSELQLAKMSEAIEAGQVEIIDLAGVPYGPIPTGGTRKIALGVVIGLLLGLGLAIVVDGMNTSIRRRTDIERMLQVPGLAVIPRLAQGRSADRIIARALPRRAGNGKASKGNPDLVTLADVRSASAEAYRTLRTNLIFSQSVHALRTIVVTSASPGEGKTTTAANLAVSFAQYGMRVLLVDCDLRRARLHKVFDIGREPGITEMVLGREEPEAVTRETETPGLYVIPSGVLPPNPSELLGGERMRKCLATLSEAFDLIILDTPPLLAASDGAILATLSDGVVLVLRAGATEGEAAQQALQQLAAVGARVVGAVLNDPDAKVPMYSGYYHYEYAGTNT
- a CDS encoding polysaccharide biosynthesis/export family protein; this encodes MTRKLKYRLLATMFLAATAADAQSAGGPQALNPGDQVRIVVWRNVELSGDFTVAANGTLNHPLYREVQVTGIPLSSVEDRLRTFISRYATNPQFVILPLLKIVVGGEVRSPNVFSVPPETTVTQAVILAGGPSERGKLDNVRLLREGQTINLDMGRPDSQAASLQVRSGDQIIVPRSTNVFRDFLGPTASMVGAIAAIVSIFMR
- a CDS encoding carbamoyltransferase C-terminal domain-containing protein — its product is MNSATYILGINAYHADGSAVLVRDGELVVALEEERFRRIKHWAGFPAETIRKCLEIGGIDGSQISHVAVSRDPRANLLRKAAFAFSNRMKISNIVNRTRNLKKVHDIQTPLAEALGLSESGLPPLHFVEHHPSHLASTFFVSPFEDAAICAIDGFGDFISTSTAVGRGNQIRMLGKVSYPHSLGVLYTAVTQHLGFANYGDEFKVMGLAPYGSPEYVDEVRRLVTLKPGGGFELTRKYFRHWDEGVEMDWEGGSPTMGPLYTPELSRIVGPPRAPGQPLEPKHENLARSVQAVYEECAFHVLNGLWSATGNPRLCMAGGCAMNSVANGKIRENTRFEEVYIQPASADSGTALGAAYQVWNQILKKPRGFTMVHAYWGTAYPNADVSEIVRSRSDGAWRYTCETLREDELLDRTARLIADGNVVGWYQGRMEWGARALGNRSILADARRADMRELINTKIKFREKFRPFAPSILEEAMHDYFVGAATDPFMQQVYPVRPEKRDILPAVTHVDGSGRLQTVRRDTNPRYYKLIAAFAEITGVPVVLNTSFNENEPIVDTPEQALDCFFRTTMDAIVVNDVVVVRHPAGEKTMDSASTG
- a CDS encoding glycosyltransferase, giving the protein MEPTVGAVHAQAVGRSQRRRARVKRQSRGCAGIVRRDAVKVLHVSPSIAQSYGGPTHSLAGYAVASQRAGIEVSIAAPRCAPADVESFLSRAGSVDLRLFSAFGANAFITSPALIKWVRHAAKAYDIVHVHGLFNPTSSLSARLALASTTTVLRPFGTLSRYTFQHRRTALKKAYITLLERRTLRRAAALHFTTERERSEANWHGVDFSGRAYVIPPPSLAPAGGTRARGNEAVGNRVVFLGRINPVKNLECLLDAWAIVRRRVPTAQLEIAGDGEPVYVATLKLHASRAGIADSVAFVGFVSGTEKSNLLASAGVVVLPSHHENFGIAVLEAVETGVPVIVSPEVHLADFVREHGVGRITQPDAHSLSDAIVDVLCDPRIQQSVRNRGAGIVAEHFSPTAIGELLSKMYREAIDRIPYGGRQ